One window of Halopelagius longus genomic DNA carries:
- a CDS encoding CinA family protein, producing the protein MREFASDPPVEERVGDALRETGETVAVAESCTGGLVGSLLTDVPGSSDYFDRSVVTYSYDAKLTELAVSRESLDEHGAVSEPVARQMAAGVRDTAGTDWGVATTGIAGPTGGTDEKPVGTVFVGLARAGEWGSGDSETTVERRVFDGDRRQVKEQIARTALETVVAAVESE; encoded by the coding sequence ATGCGCGAGTTCGCCTCCGACCCGCCGGTCGAAGAACGCGTCGGCGACGCCCTCCGCGAGACGGGGGAGACGGTGGCCGTCGCCGAATCCTGCACCGGCGGCCTCGTCGGGTCGCTTCTGACCGACGTGCCGGGCTCTTCGGACTACTTCGACCGGTCGGTCGTCACCTACTCCTACGACGCGAAGTTGACCGAACTGGCCGTCTCGCGGGAGTCGTTGGACGAACACGGGGCCGTCTCGGAACCCGTCGCCCGGCAGATGGCCGCGGGCGTCCGTGACACCGCCGGCACCGACTGGGGCGTCGCCACGACCGGTATCGCGGGACCGACCGGCGGGACGGACGAGAAACCGGTCGGAACGGTGTTCGTCGGCCTCGCCCGCGCCGGCGAGTGGGGAAGCGGCGACTCCGAGACGACGGTCGAACGGCGCGTCTTCGACGGCGACAGGCGGCAGGTGAAAGAGCAGATAGCTCGGACGGCGCTGGAGACGGTCGTCGCAGCAGTCGAGTCCGAGTGA
- a CDS encoding pyridoxal phosphate-dependent aminotransferase — protein MNSEEGAGDAYDSPLFYLVMQYAHRADRDVVDMVSGSPDWDPPAAVREGLREYADGDPADFQYPPSEGLRRLREEMAARRNVDSDRVVVTNGAGEANYLAMARAMERDAGEEMVLTDPVYPYYPGKAQMLGASATKVPVATDGSLDLDAMRAAVSEETACVVVNTPNNPTGAVYDRESVAELVALAEENDALLLVDEVYDHFDFSGRFESALTFDSENVVVTSAYSKTMAITGFRVGYAVFPESLVEAAKTRHMLVNVATSRPAQAAVLRALEETPPEYYEAARDRLRDRIDAFTDALDAAGASYTDPDGGFYVLARFEEFPGTLENVKKLIDEAGVAGMPGEAFGEAYDDWIRFALCTPRADDAAARLADYFSASDE, from the coding sequence ATGAACTCCGAGGAGGGTGCAGGCGACGCCTACGACTCGCCCCTGTTCTATCTCGTGATGCAGTACGCCCACCGCGCAGACAGGGACGTGGTGGACATGGTGTCGGGGAGTCCGGACTGGGACCCGCCGGCCGCCGTCCGGGAGGGACTGCGCGAGTACGCCGACGGCGACCCAGCCGACTTCCAGTACCCCCCGAGCGAGGGCCTGCGGCGACTCCGCGAGGAGATGGCCGCCCGTCGGAACGTCGATTCCGACCGCGTCGTCGTGACGAACGGCGCGGGCGAGGCGAACTATCTGGCCATGGCGCGCGCGATGGAACGGGACGCGGGCGAGGAGATGGTGCTGACCGACCCGGTGTACCCGTACTACCCGGGGAAGGCGCAGATGCTCGGCGCGTCGGCGACGAAGGTGCCCGTCGCAACCGACGGGTCGTTGGACCTCGACGCGATGCGGGCCGCCGTCTCCGAGGAAACAGCCTGCGTCGTCGTCAACACGCCGAACAACCCGACCGGCGCGGTGTACGACCGCGAGTCGGTGGCCGAACTCGTCGCTTTAGCCGAGGAGAACGACGCCCTCCTCCTCGTGGACGAGGTGTACGACCACTTCGACTTCTCCGGGCGGTTCGAGAGCGCACTCACCTTCGACTCCGAGAACGTCGTCGTCACGTCGGCGTACTCGAAGACGATGGCGATAACGGGATTCCGCGTCGGGTACGCCGTGTTCCCCGAATCGCTCGTCGAGGCGGCGAAGACGCGCCACATGCTCGTGAACGTCGCCACCAGCAGACCGGCGCAGGCGGCCGTCCTCCGGGCGTTGGAGGAGACGCCGCCGGAGTACTACGAGGCGGCGCGCGACAGACTTCGGGACCGAATCGACGCGTTCACGGACGCACTCGACGCCGCGGGGGCGTCCTACACCGACCCCGACGGCGGGTTCTACGTGCTGGCGCGGTTCGAGGAGTTCCCCGGAACGCTGGAGAACGTGAAGAAACTGATAGACGAGGCGGGCGTCGCGGGGATGCCCGGCGAGGCGTTCGGCGAGGCGTACGACGACTGGATTCGCTTCGCCCTCTGCACCCCGCGGGCCGACGACGCCGCCGCCCGCTTGGCCGACTACTTCTCGGCGTCGGACGAGTAA
- a CDS encoding SDR family oxidoreductase, translating to MHPKTVLITGCSSGIGRATARQFLDEDWLVYATARNPADIETLGEEGCEIATLDVTEQDDVDRVVERIIDEEGHISALVNNAGFGQFGPLEDVPTEQVHRQFDVNVYGPHRLIRAVLPHMREQGDGTIVNVSSVAGRVSFPGGGVYAGSKFAVEAMTDALRNEVAEYGIDAVVVEPGPVTTNFSNRAQEEVSGEDDIPGIERSGAYESFYALFEDTRALGGGGPGSISADRVADDIVDAASSTQPKARYQPGTVARVSTLARFLPDAWFDTTYRLLQKLV from the coding sequence GTGCATCCCAAGACGGTCCTCATCACCGGTTGTTCGTCCGGCATCGGCCGCGCCACCGCCCGTCAGTTTCTCGACGAGGACTGGCTGGTTTACGCGACGGCGCGAAATCCCGCCGACATCGAGACGCTGGGCGAGGAAGGTTGCGAGATCGCCACGCTGGACGTGACCGAACAGGACGACGTGGACCGCGTGGTGGAGCGAATCATCGACGAGGAGGGACACATCTCGGCGCTGGTGAACAACGCCGGATTCGGCCAGTTTGGACCCCTCGAAGACGTTCCGACCGAACAGGTCCACCGCCAGTTCGACGTGAACGTCTACGGCCCGCACCGCCTCATCCGCGCCGTCCTCCCGCACATGCGCGAACAAGGCGACGGCACCATCGTCAACGTCTCCAGCGTCGCCGGGCGCGTCTCCTTCCCCGGCGGCGGCGTCTACGCGGGGTCGAAGTTCGCCGTCGAGGCGATGACCGACGCCCTGCGGAACGAGGTGGCCGAGTACGGCATCGACGCCGTCGTCGTCGAACCCGGACCGGTGACGACGAACTTCTCGAACCGCGCGCAGGAGGAGGTGTCCGGCGAGGACGACATCCCCGGCATCGAACGCTCTGGCGCCTACGAGTCGTTCTACGCCCTCTTCGAGGACACGAGAGCCCTCGGCGGCGGCGGCCCGGGGTCGATTTCGGCCGACCGCGTCGCCGACGACATCGTCGACGCGGCGTCCTCGACGCAACCGAAGGCGCGCTACCAACCCGGGACGGTGGCGCGCGTCTCGACGCTCGCGCGCTTCCTCCCGGACGCGTGGTTCGACACCACGTACCGACTCCTGCAGAAACTGGTGTGA
- the rnhA gene encoding ribonuclease HI → MPTVECDPEEARRRLEDAGVEVREGNTEYERWRATRGDATAVAYDEKVVVQGANPTDLVALLESRGGRAHVYFDGASRGNPGPGAVGWVIVSGDGIVGEGSDTVGKTTNNRAEYEALIRALEAADSYGFDEVDVRGDSELIVKQVRGEYDTNNPELRERRVRVRELLERFDRWSLEHVPREINERADSLANEALDHA, encoded by the coding sequence ATGCCGACTGTCGAGTGCGACCCAGAGGAGGCCCGACGGCGACTCGAAGACGCCGGCGTCGAGGTCCGAGAGGGAAACACGGAGTACGAACGATGGCGGGCGACGCGCGGCGACGCAACCGCCGTCGCCTACGACGAGAAAGTCGTCGTGCAGGGGGCGAACCCGACCGACCTCGTCGCCCTGTTGGAGTCCCGCGGCGGCCGAGCGCACGTCTACTTCGACGGCGCGAGTCGCGGCAACCCCGGTCCGGGTGCCGTCGGGTGGGTCATCGTCTCCGGGGACGGAATCGTCGGCGAGGGCTCCGACACCGTCGGGAAGACGACGAACAACCGCGCGGAGTACGAGGCGCTGATTCGGGCGTTGGAGGCCGCCGACTCGTACGGCTTCGACGAGGTGGACGTCCGCGGCGACTCAGAACTCATCGTCAAACAGGTCCGCGGCGAGTACGACACCAACAACCCCGAACTCCGGGAGCGTCGCGTCCGGGTCAGGGAACTCCTCGAACGGTTCGACCGGTGGTCCTTAGAGCACGTGCCGCGGGAGATAAACGAGCGCGCCGACTCACTAGCGAACGAGGCACTCGACCATGCCTGA
- a CDS encoding ArsA family ATPase produces MADIDVEPVERVEDDAEADESSDETPEDGGSAGVPVDTETRTDETNLPSGVDAPEYVLYGGKGGVGKTTMAAATALASAADGTATLVVSTDPAHSLSDTLGTDVPAEPARVREDMPLYAAEIDPDAAMEGPFAGADDAGGFDPESDENPFESADEANPFEESGGGEGNPFGDDSGQNPFGMDMGGMEQLLGPDGPMGMSPGSMPGADEAAAMQQLLAYLDDPRFDRVVVDTAPTGHTLRLLELPEVMDSMLGRIARMKQQFSGMMDQIKGLFGGGTGQSGAGDLDELRERIERLRRVLRDPSKTDFRVVMIPEEMSVVESKRLVERLDGYEIPVQTLVVNRVMENLADVTDASVDPKWVVTPDLEHCEFCQRRWQVQQNALQTATDLFRGRDVKRVPLLAEEVQGEDALRVVAACLA; encoded by the coding sequence ATGGCCGACATCGACGTCGAACCCGTCGAACGCGTCGAAGACGACGCCGAGGCGGACGAGTCGAGCGACGAGACGCCGGAGGACGGCGGGAGCGCGGGCGTCCCCGTCGACACCGAGACGCGAACCGACGAGACGAACCTCCCGTCGGGCGTGGACGCCCCCGAGTACGTCCTCTACGGCGGGAAGGGCGGCGTCGGCAAGACGACGATGGCCGCGGCGACTGCGCTCGCGTCCGCCGCCGACGGCACCGCGACGCTCGTCGTCTCGACCGACCCCGCACACTCGCTTTCGGACACGCTCGGAACCGACGTGCCCGCCGAACCCGCGCGCGTGCGCGAAGACATGCCCCTGTACGCCGCCGAAATCGACCCCGACGCGGCGATGGAGGGGCCGTTCGCCGGGGCCGACGATGCCGGCGGGTTCGACCCCGAGTCGGACGAGAACCCCTTCGAGTCCGCCGACGAGGCGAACCCCTTCGAGGAGTCCGGCGGAGGCGAGGGGAACCCCTTCGGCGACGACTCGGGACAGAACCCCTTCGGGATGGACATGGGCGGGATGGAACAGTTACTCGGCCCGGACGGGCCGATGGGGATGTCGCCCGGTTCGATGCCCGGCGCGGACGAGGCGGCGGCGATGCAGCAACTGCTCGCGTACCTCGACGACCCCCGATTCGACCGCGTCGTCGTGGACACCGCGCCGACGGGGCACACGCTCCGCTTGCTCGAACTCCCCGAGGTGATGGACTCGATGCTCGGGCGAATCGCCCGGATGAAACAGCAGTTCTCCGGCATGATGGACCAGATCAAGGGGCTGTTCGGCGGCGGGACGGGCCAGTCGGGCGCGGGCGACTTAGACGAACTCCGCGAGCGAATCGAGCGACTCCGCCGCGTCCTGCGGGACCCCTCGAAGACCGACTTCCGCGTCGTGATGATTCCCGAGGAGATGAGCGTCGTGGAGTCGAAGCGACTCGTCGAACGACTCGACGGCTACGAGATTCCGGTGCAGACGCTCGTCGTCAACCGCGTCATGGAGAACCTCGCGGACGTGACGGACGCGTCGGTGGACCCGAAGTGGGTCGTCACGCCCGACTTGGAGCACTGCGAGTTCTGTCAGCGGCGCTGGCAGGTCCAACAGAACGCCCTCCAGACGGCGACGGACCTGTTCCGCGGCCGGGACGTGAAGCGCGTCCCCCTCCTCGCCGAGGAGGTACAGGGCGAGGACGCCCTCCGCGTCGTCGCCGCCTGTCTGGCGTAG
- a CDS encoding transcription initiation factor IIB, translated as MTRPTRQRERDVERTRWQGESENVDDEEEDEIDLEEVDEEELVRTGDGELIHEPTGIIIEEEQIDPGPEWRAFNHSERQEKSRVGAPTTQTMHDKGLTTTIDWKDKDAYGRSISSRKRSQMHRLRKWQERIRTKDAGERNLQFALSEIDRMASALGVPRSVREVASVIYRRALSEDLIRGRSIEGVATSALYAACRKEGIPRSLEEISEVSRVERKEIGRTYRYISQELGLEMKPVDPKKYVPRFCSELDLSKEVQSKANEIIETTAEKGLLSGKSPTGYAAAAIYAASLLCNEKKTQREVADVAQVTEVTIRNRYQEQIEAMGIHG; from the coding sequence ATGACACGGCCCACCCGCCAGCGGGAGCGAGATGTTGAACGGACGCGATGGCAGGGCGAAAGTGAGAACGTAGACGACGAAGAGGAGGACGAGATAGACTTAGAGGAGGTGGACGAGGAGGAACTCGTCCGCACGGGCGACGGCGAACTCATCCACGAACCGACGGGAATCATAATCGAGGAAGAACAGATAGACCCCGGTCCGGAGTGGCGCGCGTTCAACCACTCCGAGCGTCAGGAGAAGTCCCGCGTCGGCGCGCCGACGACCCAGACGATGCACGACAAGGGGCTGACGACGACCATCGACTGGAAGGACAAAGACGCGTACGGGCGCTCTATCTCCTCGCGGAAGCGGTCGCAGATGCACCGCCTCCGCAAGTGGCAGGAGCGAATCCGGACGAAGGACGCGGGCGAACGCAACCTGCAGTTCGCGCTCTCGGAGATAGACCGGATGGCCTCGGCACTCGGCGTCCCGCGGTCGGTGCGGGAAGTCGCCTCCGTCATCTACCGGCGCGCGCTCAGCGAGGACCTCATCCGAGGCCGTTCCATCGAGGGCGTCGCCACCTCCGCGCTCTACGCCGCCTGTCGGAAGGAGGGCATCCCCCGGTCGCTCGAGGAGATTTCGGAAGTCTCCCGCGTCGAGCGGAAGGAAATCGGCCGGACGTACCGCTACATCTCGCAGGAACTCGGACTCGAGATGAAGCCCGTAGACCCCAAGAAGTACGTCCCCCGGTTCTGCTCGGAACTCGACCTCTCGAAGGAAGTCCAATCGAAGGCAAACGAGATAATCGAGACGACGGCGGAGAAGGGACTGCTCTCGGGGAAGTCCCCGACGGGGTACGCCGCCGCGGCCATCTACGCCGCGTCGCTTCTCTGTAACGAGAAGAAGACCCAACGCGAAGTCGCCGACGTGGCGCAGGTCACGGAAGTGACCATCCGCAACCGCTACCAAGAGCAGATCGAAGCGATGGGCATCCACGGGTAA
- a CDS encoding PadR family transcriptional regulator: protein MSEAQTVTDISGIARDLTAFQQNILVILAEEPMYGLAIKRNLEEYYGTEVNHGRLYPNLDDLVELGLVEKSELDKRTNQYELTEKGHDAVLDRFDWMLGKFVTGDTRADEVRELIDSYL, encoded by the coding sequence ATGTCAGAGGCACAAACAGTTACCGACATCTCGGGCATTGCGCGGGACCTCACCGCGTTCCAACAGAACATCCTCGTCATCCTGGCCGAGGAACCCATGTACGGGCTCGCTATCAAGCGAAATCTCGAAGAGTACTACGGCACGGAAGTCAACCACGGCCGTCTGTACCCCAACCTCGACGACTTAGTCGAACTGGGACTCGTCGAGAAGAGCGAACTCGACAAGCGAACCAACCAGTACGAACTGACCGAGAAGGGCCACGACGCCGTCCTCGACCGGTTCGACTGGATGCTCGGCAAGTTCGTCACGGGCGACACCCGCGCCGACGAAGTCCGCGAACTCATCGACTCGTACCTGTAA
- a CDS encoding PHP-associated domain-containing protein produces the protein MHVKILDERVVARAKDRGIDVLVYAPHFVRLPDIRERAAEFSDDELLVVPAREVFTGSWRRRRHLLAVGLSDPVPDFISMEGAFATLAEQEAAVLVPHPTLLTVSLGRDEIAAHRDEIHAVETYNAKSLPYHNRAARDVAREFDLPGFGSSYAHLLGSVGEAWTEFDRPIESESDLVAALRSGAPRRVMYRPGLRHRGRALAEFAHLGFENSWGKIDRLFLSGMEPTHPGHIAYDGRFDDVREY, from the coding sequence ATGCACGTGAAGATTCTCGACGAACGCGTCGTCGCCCGCGCGAAGGACCGCGGCATCGACGTGTTGGTGTACGCGCCGCACTTCGTGCGCCTGCCGGACATCCGCGAACGCGCGGCGGAGTTCTCCGACGACGAACTCCTCGTCGTCCCCGCCCGCGAGGTGTTCACCGGGTCGTGGCGACGCCGCCGTCACCTCCTCGCGGTCGGTCTCTCGGACCCCGTCCCCGACTTCATCTCGATGGAGGGGGCGTTCGCCACCCTCGCCGAACAGGAGGCGGCCGTCCTCGTCCCGCACCCGACGCTTCTGACCGTGAGTCTGGGCCGCGACGAAATCGCCGCCCACCGCGACGAGATTCACGCGGTGGAGACGTACAACGCGAAGTCGCTCCCGTACCACAACCGCGCGGCCCGCGACGTCGCCCGAGAGTTCGACCTCCCCGGGTTCGGGTCGTCGTACGCCCACCTGCTGGGCTCAGTCGGCGAGGCGTGGACGGAGTTCGACCGCCCCATCGAGTCCGAATCAGACCTCGTGGCGGCCCTCCGTTCGGGCGCGCCCCGCCGCGTCATGTACCGGCCGGGACTCCGCCACCGCGGCCGGGCACTCGCGGAGTTCGCCCACCTCGGGTTCGAGAACTCGTGGGGGAAGATAGACCGCCTCTTTCTGTCCGGGATGGAACCGACGCATCCCGGTCACATCGCCTACGACGGCCGGTTCGACGACGTGCGCGAGTACTAG
- a CDS encoding DUF7565 family protein, whose amino-acid sequence MGLWKCGIEGCDGRFEDVESAVIHQTTEHERHECKVCGTIVPEGYFAIRHTFEEHSRAEFVRAYDADSSAVREREDVKAAVEEEADLERVVSDLKERGAL is encoded by the coding sequence ATGGGCCTGTGGAAATGCGGTATCGAGGGGTGCGACGGTCGGTTCGAGGACGTGGAGTCAGCCGTCATCCACCAGACGACCGAACACGAACGACACGAGTGCAAGGTCTGCGGCACCATCGTCCCCGAAGGGTACTTCGCCATCCGACACACGTTCGAGGAACACTCGCGCGCGGAGTTCGTCCGGGCGTACGACGCCGACTCCTCGGCGGTACGGGAACGAGAGGACGTCAAGGCCGCAGTCGAAGAAGAGGCCGACCTCGAACGCGTCGTCTCGGACCTGAAAGAACGCGGTGCGCTGTAA
- a CDS encoding metal-dependent hydrolase, translated as MNKDGHVLNAALLAVGLGVVLSVDPTAGPVVDDSPTELLLAAGRTVVELSLPVVLGALFPDVDTAFGKHRKTLHNLPVLALFVAFPLVFGNLEYVWVGVATHYLLDVVGSKRGIALFYPFSPTEYGLPTGVATSSKWATSVTVVVTVLELAALALVHYFVFALDTTFVEMMAMVGV; from the coding sequence ATGAACAAAGACGGTCACGTGCTGAACGCCGCGCTGTTGGCGGTCGGTCTCGGCGTCGTCCTCAGCGTCGACCCGACGGCGGGTCCCGTCGTGGACGACTCCCCGACGGAACTGCTACTCGCGGCGGGGCGGACGGTGGTCGAACTCTCCTTACCCGTCGTCCTCGGCGCTCTGTTCCCCGACGTCGACACGGCGTTCGGGAAACACCGCAAGACGCTACACAACCTCCCCGTGCTGGCGCTTTTCGTCGCCTTCCCCCTCGTCTTCGGCAACTTGGAGTACGTCTGGGTGGGCGTGGCGACGCACTACCTGCTCGACGTGGTGGGGTCGAAGCGCGGCATCGCGCTGTTCTACCCGTTCTCGCCGACGGAGTACGGTCTGCCGACTGGCGTCGCCACGTCGAGCAAGTGGGCCACGTCCGTCACCGTCGTCGTGACCGTCCTCGAACTGGCCGCGTTGGCCCTCGTCCACTACTTCGTCTTCGCCCTCGATACGACGTTCGTCGAGATGATGGCGATGGTCGGCGTCTGA
- a CDS encoding DUF7108 family protein produces the protein MPEDGSSDETDGTDELPEEVIDEVERLTRLARDAVDENEAAAYEDRRETILDRFEFDVRVREEDETLVLYPSEWLEDGVVQLDRIDDVERGIERPLGTDAGDESEFDAVESHNSSVVDAVEEAHGPVHAANARVFADFMSNHYVRRVESASRKELREFLDEYYPRNAWPSEAQSSVVDESLELTFEAAGADVPEF, from the coding sequence ATGCCTGAGGACGGTTCTTCCGACGAGACGGACGGCACCGACGAACTGCCCGAGGAGGTGATAGACGAGGTGGAGCGTCTGACCCGACTCGCGCGAGACGCGGTAGACGAGAACGAAGCCGCCGCCTACGAGGACCGACGCGAGACGATTCTCGACCGGTTCGAGTTCGACGTGCGCGTCCGCGAGGAGGACGAGACGCTGGTCCTGTACCCCTCGGAGTGGCTCGAAGACGGCGTGGTCCAACTGGACCGAATCGACGACGTAGAGCGGGGGATAGAGCGTCCGCTGGGAACCGACGCGGGAGACGAAAGCGAGTTCGACGCCGTCGAGAGTCACAACTCCTCGGTGGTGGATGCGGTCGAAGAAGCCCACGGCCCGGTACACGCGGCGAATGCGCGCGTGTTCGCGGACTTCATGAGTAACCACTACGTTCGGCGCGTCGAGTCGGCGTCGCGGAAAGAACTGCGGGAGTTTCTCGACGAGTACTACCCGCGGAACGCGTGGCCGTCGGAAGCCCAGTCGTCCGTCGTCGACGAGAGTCTCGAACTGACGTTCGAGGCCGCCGGGGCGGACGTGCCCGAGTTCTGA
- a CDS encoding inorganic diphosphatase — protein sequence MVNLWEEMETGPDAPDEIYAVVECLKGERNKYEYDKDIPGVVLDRVLHSNVHYPSDYGFIPQTYYDDEDPFDVLVLVEDQTFPGCVIEARPVALMEMDDDGEKDDKVIAVPVEDPRYDHVQDVEDLTDQQKAEISEFFETYKNLEEGKQTEVLGWEDAQAAKDAVEHAMDLYEEKFA from the coding sequence ATGGTGAATCTCTGGGAAGAGATGGAGACCGGCCCGGACGCGCCCGACGAAATCTACGCGGTCGTCGAGTGCCTGAAGGGAGAGCGGAACAAGTACGAGTACGACAAGGACATCCCCGGCGTCGTACTCGACCGAGTTCTCCACTCGAACGTCCACTACCCCTCCGACTACGGCTTCATCCCGCAGACGTACTACGACGACGAGGACCCCTTCGACGTTCTCGTCCTCGTCGAGGACCAGACGTTCCCCGGGTGCGTCATCGAGGCCCGTCCCGTCGCCCTCATGGAGATGGACGACGACGGCGAGAAGGACGACAAGGTCATCGCCGTCCCCGTCGAGGACCCCCGCTACGACCACGTGCAGGACGTCGAGGACCTGACCGACCAGCAGAAGGCGGAAATCTCCGAGTTCTTCGAGACGTACAAGAACCTCGAAGAGGGCAAGCAGACGGAAGTCCTCGGCTGGGAGGACGCCCAAGCCGCGAAGGACGCCGTCGAACACGCGATGGACCTCTACGAAGAGAAATTCGCGTAA
- a CDS encoding endonuclease V: MLPARPEFVPDSSQSRDEMESMQLDVADAATWDDDFGFDAEEVGLADWAPDDAPLVAGVDQAFLDERAVSVVVVMRGGRVIERASAVVDLEIPYIPGLLSFREGNPILAAFEELEATPDLVVFDGSGRIHFRQAGLATHLGVVLDVPSVGVAKSLLCGTPREDVDGRPAGWRTEILADGRVENAAPEELIGHAYQSRQYANEPIVNPLYVSPGHRVSVPTATDLVARLCGDYKLPEPTRHADSYADEAKSSAEK; encoded by the coding sequence ATGCTCCCGGCCCGCCCCGAGTTCGTCCCGGACTCGTCGCAGTCGCGCGACGAGATGGAGTCGATGCAACTCGACGTCGCCGACGCCGCGACGTGGGACGACGACTTCGGATTCGACGCCGAAGAAGTCGGACTCGCCGACTGGGCACCCGACGACGCCCCCCTCGTCGCGGGCGTCGACCAAGCGTTCCTCGACGAACGGGCGGTCAGCGTCGTCGTCGTCATGCGCGGGGGTCGGGTGATCGAGCGAGCGTCCGCCGTCGTCGACCTCGAAATCCCGTACATCCCCGGACTGCTCTCGTTCCGCGAGGGGAACCCGATCCTCGCCGCCTTCGAGGAGTTGGAGGCGACGCCGGACCTCGTCGTCTTCGACGGGAGCGGTCGCATCCACTTCCGGCAGGCGGGGTTGGCGACGCACCTCGGCGTCGTCCTCGACGTTCCGAGCGTCGGCGTCGCAAAGAGCCTCCTCTGCGGGACGCCCCGCGAGGACGTGGACGGCAGACCCGCCGGGTGGCGGACCGAGATTCTCGCCGACGGCAGAGTGGAGAACGCCGCCCCCGAGGAACTCATCGGCCACGCCTACCAGTCGCGGCAGTACGCCAACGAACCCATCGTCAACCCGTTGTACGTCAGTCCGGGCCACCGCGTCTCGGTGCCGACGGCGACCGATCTGGTGGCGCGCCTCTGCGGAGACTACAAACTCCCGGAACCGACGCGGCACGCGGACTCCTACGCCGACGAGGCGAAGTCGTCGGCCGAGAAGTAG
- a CDS encoding rhomboid family intramembrane serine protease has product MATCDECGKHENLPYQCRRCGNTFCAEHRLPENHDCPGLSEWDDPSGVFDSGFDDSVADEGGRTSGVLDRLTGTGGPLGYFRGNMAYTFLALMWVTFGLQLLLSVVLGRPRLMSSLFVLQSNNLTYVWTWVTSIFAHNGFYHIVGNSIVLYFFGPLVERYVGSKKFAILFLVSGMTAGLAHVGSSLLLNPGIPTAVLGASGAVFAVLGVLTVLNPSLKIYLYFLIPVPLWLFTAGFALISTVFFVSPSAAGAVGQGNVAHFAHLVGLVIGLAYGRRVKGRRRVPNSLQFGSGGGRGPGGPGRRF; this is encoded by the coding sequence ATGGCAACCTGCGACGAGTGCGGGAAGCACGAGAACCTCCCGTACCAGTGCCGACGGTGCGGGAACACGTTCTGTGCGGAGCACCGCCTCCCGGAGAACCACGACTGCCCGGGGTTGTCGGAGTGGGACGACCCCTCGGGGGTGTTCGACAGCGGTTTCGACGACTCGGTGGCCGACGAGGGCGGACGCACCTCGGGCGTCCTCGACCGTCTCACCGGGACCGGCGGTCCGCTCGGCTACTTCCGCGGCAACATGGCGTACACCTTCCTCGCGCTGATGTGGGTGACGTTCGGTCTCCAACTCCTGCTCAGCGTCGTACTCGGCAGACCGCGGTTGATGTCGTCGCTGTTCGTCCTCCAGTCGAACAACCTGACCTACGTCTGGACGTGGGTCACCTCCATCTTCGCCCACAACGGGTTCTACCACATCGTCGGCAACAGCATCGTCCTGTACTTCTTCGGCCCGTTGGTCGAACGGTACGTCGGGTCCAAGAAGTTCGCCATCCTGTTTCTCGTAAGCGGGATGACCGCCGGACTCGCCCACGTCGGGTCGAGTCTGCTCCTCAATCCGGGGATTCCGACCGCCGTCCTCGGGGCGTCGGGCGCGGTGTTCGCCGTCCTCGGCGTTCTGACGGTGCTGAACCCGAGCCTGAAGATATACCTCTACTTCCTGATTCCCGTCCCGCTTTGGCTGTTCACCGCCGGGTTCGCCCTCATCTCGACGGTGTTCTTCGTCTCGCCGAGCGCCGCCGGGGCGGTCGGACAGGGTAACGTCGCGCACTTCGCACACCTCGTCGGCCTCGTCATCGGTCTGGCGTACGGCCGCCGAGTGAAAGGCAGACGGCGGGTCCCCAACAGCCTCCAGTTCGGAAGCGGCGGCGGCAGGGGTCCCGGCGGTCCGGGCAGGCGCTTCTGA